A region of Procambarus clarkii isolate CNS0578487 chromosome 48, FALCON_Pclarkii_2.0, whole genome shotgun sequence DNA encodes the following proteins:
- the LOC123764727 gene encoding uncharacterized protein, with protein MHRRKRGKLNRGRELGSIDITQGSSGSETDTDEDDTVSAYRSGRAAPTVKRHRSSPLPVLSPPSPPPPPPSPIFDESDTIESFSGFSDAASDTSSTDEARASSCRRRGVTRRRSAVSAGRSAKRRHVSLHNDTDNSVASATTLPARPTSRTSRNSPILFPVSAGVKMKLTGLLGLSVLVAALAKVGGEDGYFDSLYENMLNAKDTLKEVAIAVNKGLKTVAQTIKFVEDFIDSTVEEECYYKCKGKKIPVHNPNHRPEANGCGSLGVFFEKDDLSRPEMVDCCNDHDICYDTCGSNKENCDRTFRRCLYSTCEVSKDKMDILMFKKCQGGAKLLYTATMALGCTSYKDAQRSACVCVEPNDLPREKSEL; from the exons ATGCATAGAAG aaaacgaggaaaattaaatcgggggagggagttggggtcGATAGATATAACACAAGGATCCAGTGGAAGTGAAACAGATACAGATGAAGACGATACAGTGAGTGCGTATCGTTCAGGGCGAGCTGCACCCACAGTGAAGCGTCACAGGTCATCACCCTTGCCAGTATtatccccaccatcaccaccaccaccacctccatctccCATTTTTGATGAAAGTGATACTATTGAGtcattttctgggtttagtgacgctgcttctgatacaagtagcacagATGAGGCAAGGGCTAGCAGCTGCCGTCGTCGCGGTGTTACCAGGCGCAGATCTGCTGTCTCAGCAGGTCGCTCTGCCAAGCGCCGCCATGTATCCCTTCACAACGACACTGACAACAGTGTTGCCTCTGCAACTACTTTACCTGCTCGCCCTACTAGTAGGACGAGCAG AAACTCGCCAATTTTGTTTCCAGTCTCTGCCGGAGTGAAAATGAAGCTGACGGGATTGTTAGGGCTGAGTGTGTTGGTGGCAGCCCTGGCGAAAGTTGGAGGTGAAGATGGTTACTTTGATTCCCTCTACGAGAACATGCTTAATGCCAAGGACACTTTGAAGGAGGTCGCCATCGCTGTGAATAAAGGCCTTAAGACTGTCGCACAGACAATAAAATTTGTCGAGGACTTCATCGATTCGACTGTAGAAGAAGAGTGCTATTACAAATGCAAGGGGAAAAAAATTCCAGTTCATAATCCTAACCACAGACCTGAGGCTAACGGATGTGGCTCCCTTGGGGTCTTTTTTGAAAAAGATGATCTGTCAAGGCCAGAAATGGTTGACTGCTGCAATGATCATGACATCTGCTATGACACGTGTGGCAGCAACAAAGAAAATTGTGACCGAACGTTCAGAAGGTGTCTGTATAGCACATGTGAGGTCAGCAAGGATAAGATGGACATATTGATGTTTAAAAAATGCCAAGGTGGGGCGAAGTTGCTCTATACAGCAACAATGGCACTTGGATGTACATCTTACAAAGACGCTCAACgcagtgcctgtgtgtgtgtagaaccCAATGACCTACCGCGTGAAAAAAGTGAATTATAG
- the Elp4 gene encoding elongator complex protein 4, with translation MAGTGTVSSFQKKGKPKVVSIPGTHPSIHNSQLLLSCGIPSLDYLIGGGLPVGSILLIEQDRYDIYSKLFLKYFLAEGVINNHILTLASLDVSPRTIAEDLPASTDIEPDTTQTSADDKQMTIAWRYQNKASQPTTSVGNRFGHNFDLTKSMDAELTSRIDMALWDGSEAEEGRGMIENKNYWSLLKLIKKRIEVGSLSTSCNKAKTNVMRLALHSVGSPLWGWEFGHQEKDNQWHSLTTFLLMLRALVRTSFSVCLVTIPSHLFSDPALTLRLHALADFVVRLESFQGSDHETNPVFKDYHGLFHIIKLAAINCLVSPMLDSTDWVFKLRKRKLTIERLHLPPELSETVSRSQEDPTGRSAGLACMGKNLPRNLEF, from the coding sequence ATGGCTGGAACTGGTACAGTAAGCAGTTTCCAGAAGAAAGGAAAACCCAAAGTAGTTTCTATTCCTGGAACTCATCCTTCTATCCACAATTCCCAGCTGCTTCTCTCATGTGGAATACCATCACTGGACTATCTCATTGGGGGTGGTCTACCTGTTGGCTCAATCCTCCTCATAGAGCAAGATAGATATGACATATACAGCAAACTGTTCCTTAAATATTTCCTCGCTGAAGGGGTCATTAACAACCATATTCTTACGCTGGCCAGTCTCGATGTTTCCCCTCGAACAATTGCAGAGGACTTGCCTGCCTCAACAGACATAGAACCTGATACAACCCAAACATCTGCTGATGACAAGCAGATGACTATTGCCTGGAGATACCAAAATAAAGCCTCCCAGCCCACAACTTCTGTTGGTAACAGATTTGGTCATAATTTTGACCTGACAAAATCTATGGATGCAGAGCTCACTTCTCGGATAGATATGGCTCTCTGGGATGGCTCAGAGGCAGAAGAAGGAAGGGGAATGATAGAGAATAAAAACTACTGGTCCCTTCTAAAGCTAATTAAGAAGAGGATAGAAGTGGGTAGTCTCTCAACTTCATGTAATAAAGCAAAAACAAATGTAATGCGCTTGGCTCTCCACTCAGTAGGGTCCCCACTCTGGGGATGGGAGTTTGGTCACCAGGAGAAAGATAACCAATGGCACAGCCTTACTACCTTTTTGCTTATGCTGAGAGCACTGGTACGTACCTCTTTCTCTGTGTGTTTAGTCACAATTCCTTCCCATCTCTTCAGTGATCCTGCTCTAACTCTTCGACTGCATGCATTGGCTGACTTTGTGGTGAGGCTAGAGTCATTCCAAGGTTCAGATCATGAAACTAATCCAGTTTTCAAAGATTATCATGGCCTCTTCCATATAATCAAGTTAGCTGCCATCAATTGCCTGGTCTCCCCAATGCTGGACTCGACTGACTGGGTGTTTAAACTGAGGAAACGCAAGTTAACAATTGAACGGCTGCACCTGCCTCCGGAGTTGTCTGAGACTGTTAGTAGAAGCCAAGAAGATCCTACTGGCAGATCTGCTGGCCTTGCTTGCATGGGAAAGAACCTTCCAAGGAATCTGGAATTTTAG